A window of Campylobacter concisus contains these coding sequences:
- a CDS encoding SemiSWEET family transporter: protein MSEKNLQILGWIGTCLSVVMYFSYIPQIMGNLDGNKTPFIQPLAAALNCTIWTSYGLLKAKKDYPLSAANFPGIIFGLLATITAF from the coding sequence ATGAGCGAAAAAAATCTACAAATTTTAGGCTGGATCGGCACATGCCTATCAGTTGTTATGTACTTTTCATACATCCCACAAATAATGGGTAACCTTGACGGCAACAAAACACCTTTTATACAGCCACTGGCAGCCGCACTAAACTGCACAATCTGGACAAGCTACGGCCTATTAAAAGCTAAAAAAGACTATCCACTTTCTGCTGCAAACTTCCCAGGTATAATCTTTGGTCTTTTAGCAACTATAACAGCGTTTTAA